A window of the Mesorhizobium opportunistum WSM2075 genome harbors these coding sequences:
- a CDS encoding glycosyltransferase family 2 protein translates to MAESRPTLDIVAPFFNEAQSASAFAELLDRLEATVSQRFGMAVHKILIDDGSRDDGAERFSQALSGSWEIVRLSRNFGKEVAVLAGLDQSRSDMVLIMDADLQHSMDISLKMIAELVENPDIDVIYAQNDRREASWRRSQLARLFYSLINSSQRFDIPENAGDFRVMRAAVARALTSLRDKRRFNKGLFAWAGFRQKAIEYSPENRASGTSKWSRLNLIAFSLEGFTSFSVIPLRIISLSGMLAALAGLLYGAKVFFEVMFYGIAVPGYPSLMVAVVLLGGLNLTLLGLIGEYVWVTLSESKDRPVYIVRDVLRGDVLHGEVLRGEVAPDRLPGAPGA, encoded by the coding sequence ATGGCTGAGTCGCGACCCACTCTCGATATCGTGGCGCCGTTCTTCAACGAGGCGCAATCGGCTTCGGCTTTTGCCGAATTGCTCGACAGGCTCGAAGCCACGGTGTCGCAACGTTTCGGCATGGCCGTCCACAAGATCCTGATCGACGACGGCAGCCGCGACGATGGCGCCGAGCGATTTTCGCAGGCGCTGTCGGGTTCCTGGGAGATCGTGCGGCTCAGCCGCAATTTCGGCAAGGAAGTCGCGGTGCTTGCCGGCCTCGACCAGTCGAGGAGCGACATGGTCCTGATCATGGACGCCGATCTCCAGCATTCGATGGACATCAGCCTGAAGATGATCGCCGAACTGGTGGAAAACCCCGACATCGACGTCATCTACGCGCAGAACGACCGGCGCGAGGCCAGCTGGCGGCGCAGCCAGCTGGCACGGCTTTTCTACAGCCTGATCAACAGCAGCCAGCGCTTCGACATTCCGGAGAACGCGGGTGATTTCCGCGTCATGCGGGCCGCTGTGGCACGCGCGCTGACGAGCTTGCGCGACAAGCGGCGCTTCAACAAGGGTCTGTTCGCCTGGGCCGGCTTCCGCCAGAAGGCCATAGAATATTCGCCGGAGAACCGCGCCAGCGGTACCTCGAAATGGAGCCGCCTCAACCTGATCGCGTTCTCGTTGGAAGGGTTTACGTCGTTTTCCGTCATCCCGCTGCGCATCATCAGCCTGAGCGGGATGCTGGCGGCGCTGGCGGGCCTGCTTTACGGCGCCAAAGTGTTCTTCGAAGTGATGTTCTACGGCATTGCCGTGCCCGGCTATCCCAGCCTGATGGTCGCCGTCGTCCTGCTCGGCGGCCTCAACCTCACACTGCTCGGGCTGATCGGCGAATATGTCTGGGTCACGCTCTCGGAGAGCAAGGATCGACCGGTCTATATCGTGCGCGACGTCTTGCGCGGGGATGTCTTGCATGGTGAGGTCTTGCGCGGCGAGGTCGCCCCTGACAGGTTGCCAGGCGCACCCGGGGCATGA
- a CDS encoding ChbG/HpnK family deacetylase, which yields MTRRIRLIADDYGLAPGVSAGILDLLDRGRLTGTSCMTGFPEWPDAAALIKPLCGRAAVGLHLTLTDQPAVTGRSSLAPEGRLPPLRRLALPVLRGRVDECDVHAELDAQYGRFVEALGRRPDFIDGHQHVHFLPVVRTWLRARFSEASEKPVLRGAPALGNAAVAPKVAAIAAVAAGFNRAMARAGFTIFEPLAGIYDWRQPERFAPVLQAAVETLPERGLFMCHPGHVDETLRGRDPMQRVREVEFEVLASDAFGASLARAGVEIMDGRG from the coding sequence ATGACGCGGCGCATCCGCCTGATCGCCGACGATTACGGCCTGGCGCCAGGCGTTTCCGCCGGGATTCTCGACCTGCTCGATCGAGGGCGCCTGACGGGCACCAGCTGCATGACCGGCTTTCCCGAATGGCCTGATGCGGCAGCGCTCATAAAGCCGCTGTGCGGCCGCGCGGCGGTCGGTCTGCATCTTACCCTGACGGATCAGCCTGCGGTCACCGGCCGATCGAGCCTGGCGCCGGAAGGCCGGTTGCCGCCGCTCCGCCGGCTGGCACTGCCGGTCCTGCGCGGCCGCGTCGATGAGTGCGATGTCCATGCCGAGCTCGACGCACAGTACGGCCGCTTCGTCGAGGCGTTGGGCCGCCGGCCCGACTTCATCGACGGGCACCAGCACGTGCATTTCCTGCCGGTCGTACGCACATGGCTGCGGGCGCGTTTTTCAGAAGCTTCCGAGAAGCCGGTGCTGCGCGGGGCGCCGGCGCTCGGCAATGCCGCCGTGGCGCCGAAAGTCGCGGCAATCGCCGCCGTGGCCGCCGGCTTCAACCGTGCGATGGCGCGCGCCGGCTTCACCATTTTCGAGCCGCTCGCCGGCATCTACGACTGGCGGCAACCCGAGAGATTTGCTCCGGTTCTGCAAGCCGCTGTCGAAACACTGCCGGAACGAGGCCTGTTCATGTGCCATCCCGGCCATGTCGACGAGACATTGCGCGGGCGTGATCCGATGCAGCGGGTGCGCGAAGTGGAATTCGAGGTGCTGGCCTCGGACGCATTCGGCGCGAGCCTCGCCCGCGCCGGTGTCGAGATCATGGATGGCAGGGGATGA
- a CDS encoding GtrA family protein yields MSGADQPQRSTGSKIVRFAIVGLVNTAIDLAGFFLLLKLHVPPLPANIVSWSIAVVFSFVANGFWSFERNRAIRLHDAFLRFVSLGALISLGVSSLSIALLAGIAGVWPAKIGGVIVAAVLNFIAARWSIEGRLLR; encoded by the coding sequence ATGAGCGGCGCCGACCAGCCCCAGCGTTCGACCGGCAGCAAGATCGTGCGCTTCGCCATTGTCGGGCTGGTGAACACGGCCATCGACCTTGCCGGTTTTTTCCTGCTGCTCAAGCTGCATGTCCCGCCGCTGCCGGCCAACATCGTCTCATGGTCCATCGCCGTCGTCTTCTCCTTCGTGGCGAATGGCTTCTGGTCGTTCGAGCGCAATCGCGCGATCCGGCTGCATGACGCCTTCCTTCGCTTCGTCTCGCTTGGAGCGCTGATCTCGCTCGGCGTCTCCAGCCTGTCGATCGCACTCCTTGCCGGCATCGCCGGCGTGTGGCCGGCAAAGATCGGCGGTGTCATCGTGGCGGCGGTGCTGAATTTCATCGCCGCGCGCTGGTCGATCGAGGGCCGGCTCTTAAGATAG
- a CDS encoding efflux RND transporter permease subunit, with the protein MTGPVNAASDTGFTALFIRRPVMAFVLNTLIAVAGLAAFYGVEIRELPDVDRAVVTVSTTFEGAAAETVDRELTDTIEGAVARVSGVKSISSSSSFGSSRVTIEFNDGVDLNVAASDVRDAVGRVANQMPDTADPPRIVKADANSDAVMRLAVTSDNMSIQDMTVVVQDQIEDELAAVPGVADVQVYGDRDKIFRIDVDQNKLASLGFTVADLRTALASVAFDSPAGSITTTNQDLIVRTTADVTTPEEFENIIIGGTTRIRDVATVTLGPDIGQTTLRSDGKTGIGIGIIRQAESNTLDISTGVQAAVAKLQQNLPKGMAIKITSDDAVFVKGAVHEVEIALGLSVTMVLIVIYVFLLDWRATLIPGLSMPVAMIGTIAAIYLAGFSVNILTLLALVLATGLVVDDAIVVLENIVRRRNEGMGPRAAAVLGAQEVFFAVVATTLTLVAVFVPISFLPGQTGGLFREFGFVLAMSVLLSCVVALTLCPMLASRMLTSASLHHEGGHGIGARIGGVLNAGYRRGLHACLDAPWIVVLVAVLFAGTAFTLFGTIRQELTPTEDRAAVLLRISAPQGVSLDYTTQQMQKIEKLIQPMRDSGEIRSTFENAGQNGSYNSGFMVMTLAPWNERSRSQQEIMAEISQLTKQVPSVRIFPVQPNSLGIRGAGNGLQFALVGNDRKALGDAALKIIAEMQKDPRFQTPRLSIDPTQPQLAVAIDRERASDLGIDITGLANTMQAMLDGNDVVDVYIADRSYGVKLVSTTNPINDPTDLENVFLKTADGRFVPMSTIATLTERAVPPSLSREQQQPSVAITSNLSGNFALGDALTRAEEIATPLLPPGSRILPLAEAATLGETNSAMITIFGFALVIILLVLAAQFESFVSAVIIMATVPLGLACAIIALLLSGTSLNAYSQIGLVLLVGVMAKNGILIVEFANQLRDRGLGVREAIEQASTIRLRPVMMTMICTILGGVPLVLAAGAGAEARVALGWVIVGGLGLATVSTLFLTPVAYLLLGRFITPKTHEEARLKRELEEAAYTNVEPAE; encoded by the coding sequence ATGACCGGCCCCGTCAACGCCGCCAGCGACACCGGCTTCACCGCCCTGTTCATCCGCAGGCCGGTGATGGCCTTCGTGCTGAACACCCTCATTGCCGTTGCCGGCCTTGCCGCCTTCTACGGCGTCGAGATCCGTGAACTGCCCGACGTCGACCGCGCCGTCGTCACCGTTTCCACCACCTTCGAGGGGGCGGCGGCCGAAACCGTCGACCGCGAGCTGACCGACACGATCGAGGGTGCCGTCGCCCGCGTCTCCGGCGTCAAGTCGATTTCGTCCTCGTCGTCCTTCGGCTCGAGCCGCGTCACCATCGAGTTCAATGACGGCGTCGACCTGAATGTGGCCGCCTCCGATGTGCGCGACGCCGTCGGCCGCGTCGCCAACCAGATGCCGGACACCGCCGATCCGCCACGCATCGTCAAGGCCGATGCCAATTCCGACGCGGTGATGCGGCTGGCGGTGACCTCCGACAACATGTCGATCCAGGACATGACGGTCGTGGTCCAGGACCAGATCGAAGACGAACTGGCGGCCGTGCCCGGCGTCGCCGACGTCCAGGTCTATGGCGACCGCGACAAGATCTTCCGCATCGACGTCGACCAGAACAAGCTCGCCAGCCTCGGCTTCACGGTCGCCGACCTCAGGACGGCGCTTGCGTCCGTCGCCTTCGATTCTCCTGCCGGCTCGATCACCACGACCAACCAGGACCTGATCGTACGCACGACCGCCGACGTGACAACGCCCGAGGAATTCGAAAACATCATCATCGGCGGCACGACGCGCATCCGCGATGTCGCCACCGTCACGCTCGGCCCCGATATCGGCCAGACGACGCTGCGTTCGGATGGCAAGACCGGCATCGGCATCGGCATCATCCGCCAGGCGGAATCGAACACTTTGGACATTTCGACCGGCGTCCAGGCCGCCGTCGCCAAATTGCAGCAGAACCTGCCCAAGGGCATGGCGATCAAGATCACCAGCGACGACGCCGTCTTCGTCAAGGGCGCCGTGCACGAGGTCGAGATCGCGCTCGGCCTGTCGGTCACCATGGTGCTGATCGTCATCTATGTCTTCCTGCTCGACTGGCGCGCAACGCTGATCCCCGGCCTGTCGATGCCGGTGGCCATGATCGGCACCATCGCCGCCATCTATCTGGCCGGCTTCTCGGTCAACATCCTGACGCTGCTCGCCTTGGTTCTGGCAACTGGACTGGTGGTGGACGACGCCATCGTGGTGCTCGAAAACATCGTGCGACGGCGCAACGAAGGCATGGGGCCGCGCGCGGCCGCCGTGCTCGGCGCGCAGGAAGTATTCTTCGCAGTCGTTGCGACCACGTTGACGCTGGTCGCCGTCTTCGTGCCGATCTCGTTCCTGCCCGGCCAGACCGGCGGCCTGTTTCGCGAATTCGGCTTCGTGCTCGCCATGTCGGTGCTTCTGTCCTGCGTGGTGGCGCTCACGCTCTGCCCGATGCTCGCCTCGCGCATGCTGACCAGCGCATCGCTTCACCACGAAGGCGGCCACGGCATCGGCGCCCGCATCGGCGGTGTCTTGAATGCAGGCTATCGGCGCGGCCTGCACGCTTGCCTCGACGCGCCCTGGATCGTGGTTCTGGTCGCGGTGCTGTTTGCCGGTACCGCCTTCACGCTGTTCGGCACCATCCGCCAGGAACTGACGCCGACCGAGGACCGCGCCGCCGTGCTATTGCGCATCAGCGCCCCGCAAGGCGTCAGCCTCGACTACACGACGCAGCAGATGCAGAAGATCGAGAAACTGATCCAGCCGATGCGCGATTCCGGCGAGATCCGCTCGACCTTCGAGAATGCCGGCCAGAACGGCTCCTACAATTCCGGCTTCATGGTGATGACGCTCGCGCCCTGGAACGAGCGCAGCCGCAGCCAGCAGGAGATCATGGCCGAGATCAGCCAGCTCACCAAGCAGGTGCCGAGCGTGCGCATTTTCCCGGTGCAGCCCAACAGCCTCGGTATCCGCGGCGCCGGCAACGGTCTGCAATTCGCGCTGGTCGGCAACGACCGCAAGGCGCTCGGCGACGCGGCGCTGAAGATCATCGCCGAGATGCAGAAGGACCCGCGCTTCCAGACGCCGCGCCTGTCGATCGACCCGACCCAGCCGCAGCTTGCCGTCGCCATCGACCGCGAGCGCGCCTCCGACCTCGGCATCGACATCACCGGCCTCGCCAACACCATGCAGGCCATGCTCGACGGCAATGATGTCGTCGACGTCTACATCGCCGACCGCAGCTATGGCGTGAAGCTGGTTTCCACCACCAATCCGATCAACGATCCGACCGACCTCGAAAACGTCTTCCTGAAGACGGCGGACGGCCGTTTCGTGCCGATGTCGACCATCGCTACATTGACCGAGCGTGCCGTGCCGCCATCGCTGTCGCGCGAGCAGCAGCAGCCGTCGGTGGCGATCACCTCCAACCTCTCAGGCAATTTCGCGCTTGGCGATGCCTTGACCCGCGCCGAGGAGATCGCCACGCCACTGCTGCCGCCAGGCAGCCGCATCTTGCCACTGGCCGAGGCGGCGACGCTGGGCGAAACCAACAGCGCCATGATCACCATCTTCGGCTTCGCGCTGGTCATCATCCTCCTGGTGCTGGCCGCGCAGTTCGAGAGTTTCGTCAGCGCCGTTATCATCATGGCGACGGTGCCGCTAGGTCTTGCCTGCGCCATCATCGCACTGCTGTTGAGTGGAACCAGCCTCAATGCCTACAGCCAGATCGGCCTGGTGCTTCTGGTCGGCGTCATGGCCAAGAACGGCATCCTGATCGTCGAATTCGCCAACCAGTTGCGCGATCGAGGGCTTGGTGTGCGCGAGGCGATCGAGCAGGCCTCGACCATTCGCCTGCGGCCGGTGATGATGACGATGATCTGCACCATACTTGGCGGCGTGCCGCTGGTGCTGGCCGCCGGCGCCGGCGCCGAGGCGCGCGTGGCGCTCGGCTGGGTGATCGTTGGCGGACTGGGCCTGGCCACCGTCTCGACGCTGTTCCTGACGCCGGTCGCCTATCTCCTGCTTGGCCGCTTCATCACGCCCAAGACGCATGAGGAAGCACGGCTTAAGCGCGAACTCGAGGAAGCCGCCTACACCAATGTGGAGCCGGCGGAATAA
- a CDS encoding efflux RND transporter periplasmic adaptor subunit, giving the protein MSRWKQIVLSLVILVAAAAAWARFYPGAPEVLARWGMDWAYGATPPAKEASAAGSRRGGRNGAQIVTIVASPAASATINDRLQAIGTGRANASVTVNPYSSGRLAELLVESGSHVDKGQIIATLDSETEIISQDRAKLALQDAQSKLDRVKSLRASNAATPVAVADAEVVLAGAKLVLQDAELALQRRSILAPIAGTVGILPISAGNYVTNQSAIATLDDRSSILVDFQVPERFAAAIKVGAQLTATPIANPSNAYTGTVSAIDNHIDEKSRTLLVKAKIANPADSLRAGMSFGITMKFPGETYPAVSPLAILWGSDGAYVWQIEDGKAKRVPVRIIQRNTETVLIDAKIDNGDMVVTEGTQSVSEGGEVRIAGQEQPNPNAAEGS; this is encoded by the coding sequence ATGTCGCGCTGGAAACAGATTGTCCTTTCGCTTGTGATTTTGGTCGCCGCCGCGGCCGCCTGGGCGCGCTTCTACCCCGGTGCTCCCGAAGTGCTGGCGCGCTGGGGGATGGATTGGGCGTATGGCGCGACACCTCCGGCGAAAGAGGCCTCGGCCGCCGGTTCCCGGCGGGGTGGGCGTAACGGCGCCCAGATCGTCACCATCGTCGCATCGCCGGCCGCCTCCGCAACCATCAACGACCGCCTGCAGGCGATCGGCACCGGCCGCGCCAACGCCTCGGTGACCGTCAATCCCTATAGCTCCGGCCGCCTTGCCGAACTGCTGGTGGAATCGGGCAGTCATGTCGACAAGGGCCAGATCATCGCGACGCTGGATTCCGAGACCGAGATCATCTCTCAGGACCGCGCCAAGCTCGCTTTGCAGGATGCGCAATCCAAGCTTGACCGCGTCAAGTCGCTGCGCGCCTCCAACGCGGCGACGCCTGTCGCCGTTGCCGACGCCGAAGTGGTTCTGGCAGGCGCGAAGCTGGTGCTTCAGGATGCCGAACTTGCATTGCAGCGCCGCTCGATCCTGGCGCCGATCGCCGGCACCGTCGGCATCTTGCCGATCTCCGCCGGCAACTATGTGACCAACCAGTCGGCGATTGCCACACTCGACGACCGTTCCTCGATCCTGGTCGATTTCCAGGTGCCGGAACGCTTCGCCGCCGCCATCAAAGTCGGCGCCCAATTGACGGCGACGCCCATTGCCAATCCGAGCAACGCCTATACCGGCACGGTTTCGGCCATCGACAACCACATCGACGAAAAGAGCCGCACGCTGCTGGTCAAGGCCAAGATCGCCAACCCGGCCGATTCGCTGCGCGCCGGCATGTCGTTCGGCATCACCATGAAATTCCCAGGTGAGACCTATCCGGCGGTCAGTCCGCTGGCGATCCTGTGGGGATCGGACGGTGCCTATGTCTGGCAGATCGAAGACGGCAAGGCCAAGCGGGTGCCGGTGCGCATCATCCAGCGCAACACTGAAACCGTGCTGATCGATGCGAAGATCGACAACGGCGACATGGTGGTCACCGAAGGCACGCAGAGCGTCAGCGAGGGCGGCGAGGTTCGCATCGCCGGCCAGGAGCAGCCCAACCCCAACGCCGCCGAAGGCTCATGA
- a CDS encoding MurR/RpiR family transcriptional regulator has product MISSIAELIADRVGTMPAGERRAAQTLIASYPLIGLKTVAEFSAAAGVSSPTILRFVARLGFQNYPEFQSSLQDELAAQLQSPATRTLNPPSPGGGTVSPMLEATLDNMRETFRHLSDRQLADIATRLAERRGKTFLIGGRFTDPLARYMAAHLAVIQPDVFHLAGQESMWRDRLIDMGKRDVLVIFDIRRYQDSLVRFAEKAHQRGVQIVLFTDQWLSPIARFARHVIAGRTAVPSAWDSSAALFVVAETLIGAVTRQLEADGARRIREMEGLR; this is encoded by the coding sequence ATGATTTCCAGCATTGCCGAACTGATCGCCGACCGCGTCGGCACAATGCCGGCCGGCGAACGTCGCGCGGCCCAGACGCTGATCGCGAGCTATCCCTTGATCGGCCTCAAGACGGTCGCCGAATTCTCGGCCGCGGCCGGCGTCTCCTCGCCGACGATCCTGCGCTTCGTTGCCCGGCTGGGCTTCCAGAATTATCCGGAATTCCAGTCGAGCCTGCAGGACGAGTTGGCGGCGCAACTACAATCGCCGGCCACGCGAACGCTCAACCCGCCCTCGCCCGGCGGCGGCACGGTGTCGCCGATGCTGGAAGCGACGCTCGACAACATGCGCGAGACCTTCCGCCACCTCTCGGACAGGCAGCTTGCCGACATTGCCACCCGGCTTGCCGAGCGGCGCGGCAAGACATTCCTGATCGGCGGCCGCTTCACCGATCCGCTGGCGCGCTACATGGCCGCCCATCTCGCCGTCATCCAGCCCGATGTGTTCCATCTCGCCGGCCAGGAAAGCATGTGGCGCGACCGGCTGATCGACATGGGCAAGCGCGACGTGCTGGTGATCTTCGACATCAGGCGCTACCAGGACAGCCTCGTCCGCTTCGCCGAGAAGGCGCATCAGCGCGGCGTTCAGATCGTGCTCTTCACCGACCAGTGGCTGTCGCCGATTGCCCGGTTTGCCCGCCATGTTATCGCCGGACGCACCGCTGTGCCTTCCGCATGGGATTCCTCGGCAGCGCTTTTCGTCGTCGCCGAAACGCTGATCGGCGCCGTCACCAGACAACTCGAGGCCGATGGCGCCCGGCGTATTCGGGAAATGGAAGGCCTGCGCTAG
- a CDS encoding N-formylglutamate amidohydrolase, with product MEKARPASVASSDTVRVTNPGGSSPFVLTCDHASNFLPAEFGTLGLATEDLSRHIAWDPGALPVAMRMAQALDATLVETRISRLVIDCNRPLDAPDLVPPVSETTAIPGNTGLSEKQRAARIALSWQPFHDAIEHIVEDRLVRGQETRLVSVHSFTPVYKGRNRPWHIGIIHDDDRRLASPLISALKRLAGIAVGVNEPYSPADRVYFTLERHARSRGLACAMIEIRNDEISGDTGQRKWADLLTGIFSDLEPEEATRPRSHSIRKSVQSAS from the coding sequence ATGGAGAAAGCACGGCCCGCCAGCGTTGCATCATCCGATACCGTGAGGGTGACGAACCCGGGCGGATCGAGCCCTTTCGTGCTGACCTGCGATCACGCTTCCAATTTCCTGCCCGCCGAATTCGGCACGCTCGGCCTTGCCACCGAGGATCTGTCCCGGCACATCGCCTGGGATCCCGGCGCGCTGCCGGTGGCAATGCGCATGGCGCAGGCACTCGATGCCACGCTGGTCGAAACCCGCATTTCGCGTCTCGTCATCGACTGCAACCGGCCGCTCGACGCGCCGGACCTGGTGCCGCCGGTCAGCGAGACAACGGCCATACCCGGCAATACGGGCCTGTCGGAAAAACAGCGCGCGGCGCGGATCGCCCTTTCTTGGCAGCCGTTTCACGACGCCATCGAGCATATTGTCGAGGACAGGCTGGTGCGCGGCCAGGAGACGCGCCTGGTGTCCGTGCATTCCTTCACACCGGTCTACAAGGGCCGCAACCGGCCCTGGCATATCGGCATCATCCATGACGATGACCGCCGGCTGGCGTCACCGCTGATATCGGCGCTCAAACGGCTCGCCGGCATCGCCGTCGGCGTCAACGAACCCTATTCGCCCGCTGACCGCGTCTATTTCACGCTGGAACGGCATGCACGCTCGCGCGGGCTGGCCTGCGCCATGATCGAAATCCGCAACGATGAAATCTCCGGCGACACCGGGCAGCGGAAATGGGCGGATCTGCTCACCGGTATTTTTTCGGATCTGGAACCAGAGGAGGCCACGCGGCCCAGATCGCATTCAATCAGAAAGTCAGTCCAATCGGCCAGCTGA
- a CDS encoding amino acid permease, whose translation MAAPGYTDIDKAEDVKALHSMGYAQELERRLSRFSNFAVSFSIICILSGGINSLAQGTSGAGGIGIGIGWLVGCFVSLTFAVAMSQISSAYPTAGGLYHWGSILGNRGTGWVTAWLNLLGLITVLGAINVGTWTFFIGAFGPALGIEGTLTNQMIFLVVVTGLQALINHLGIKLTAKLTDFSGYLIFFGAILIAVVCLLSAETWDFSRLFTFHNYSGDAGGGVWPSVSNAWVFALGLLLPIYTITGYDASAHTSEETIKAASSVPRAMVMSVIWSALFGYLFLAAFVLMIPNMDDAAKQGWNVFFWAFDQRVSPGIKEFVYLVVFVAQLLCGLATVTSASRMIFAFSRDGGLPGSAALAKVSPTYRTPVAAIWTASVLSVLFVWGSTLVSVAGTSAYTIVVSCTVIFLFLSFTVPIVLGMLAWGTPKWDKMGPWNMGRGVFMLFAFLSILSMILIFVIGIQPPNDWALYITVGFFILTAIVWFAFERNRFQGPPLGDIIAARQAAIKAAEQAVGETGH comes from the coding sequence ATGGCAGCACCGGGTTATACAGACATTGACAAGGCGGAGGACGTAAAGGCCCTCCATAGCATGGGCTACGCCCAGGAACTGGAGCGGCGTCTCAGCCGTTTCTCGAACTTCGCGGTTTCCTTCTCCATCATCTGCATCCTGTCGGGCGGCATCAACTCGCTGGCGCAAGGCACGTCGGGCGCCGGCGGCATCGGCATCGGCATCGGCTGGCTGGTCGGCTGCTTCGTGTCGCTGACTTTCGCGGTCGCCATGTCGCAGATCAGTTCGGCCTATCCGACCGCCGGCGGCCTCTATCACTGGGGTTCGATTCTCGGCAATCGCGGTACCGGCTGGGTGACGGCCTGGCTCAACCTGCTCGGCCTGATCACCGTTCTCGGCGCCATCAATGTCGGCACCTGGACGTTCTTCATCGGCGCCTTCGGTCCGGCTCTCGGCATCGAAGGCACGCTGACCAACCAGATGATCTTCCTGGTCGTCGTCACCGGTCTTCAGGCACTGATCAACCATCTCGGCATCAAGCTGACGGCCAAGCTGACCGACTTCTCCGGCTATCTGATCTTCTTCGGCGCCATCCTGATCGCGGTGGTCTGCCTGCTCTCGGCCGAGACCTGGGATTTCAGCCGCCTGTTCACGTTCCACAACTATTCCGGCGACGCAGGCGGCGGCGTCTGGCCGTCGGTGTCGAATGCCTGGGTGTTCGCGCTTGGCCTGTTGCTGCCGATCTATACGATCACCGGCTACGATGCCTCGGCGCACACATCGGAAGAAACCATCAAGGCGGCCTCTTCCGTGCCACGCGCCATGGTCATGTCGGTGATCTGGTCGGCCTTGTTCGGCTACCTGTTCCTCGCGGCTTTCGTGCTGATGATCCCGAACATGGACGACGCCGCCAAGCAGGGCTGGAACGTGTTCTTCTGGGCCTTCGACCAGCGCGTCAGCCCCGGCATCAAGGAGTTCGTCTACCTCGTCGTGTTCGTCGCGCAGCTGCTGTGCGGCCTGGCAACCGTCACCTCAGCGTCGCGCATGATCTTCGCCTTCTCGCGTGACGGCGGCCTGCCTGGCTCGGCGGCGCTCGCCAAGGTCAGCCCGACCTACCGCACGCCGGTGGCGGCGATCTGGACGGCGTCGGTCCTGTCGGTGCTGTTCGTCTGGGGCTCGACGCTGGTTTCGGTCGCCGGCACCTCGGCCTACACCATCGTGGTGTCCTGCACCGTCATCTTCCTGTTCCTGTCCTTCACCGTGCCGATCGTGCTCGGCATGCTGGCTTGGGGAACGCCGAAGTGGGACAAGATGGGACCGTGGAACATGGGGCGCGGCGTGTTCATGCTGTTCGCCTTCCTGTCGATCCTGTCGATGATCCTGATCTTCGTCATCGGCATCCAGCCGCCCAACGACTGGGCGCTCTACATCACCGTCGGCTTCTTCATTCTGACGGCGATCGTCTGGTTTGCCTTCGAGCGGAACCGCTTCCAGGGTCCGCCGCTCGGCGACATCATCGCGGCGCGTCAGGCGGCCATCAAGGCAGCGGAACAGGCGGTCGGCGAGACCGGCCACTGA